The following are encoded in a window of Amycolatopsis lexingtonensis genomic DNA:
- a CDS encoding HAD family acid phosphatase, with product MSGKWSGLVKLAAAAAIGATVASGATALAGSDDATAARAKEPANIGQVKNDVKAYYGDYLDASGKHHYSETSQFAKDSNRVVSDAKRYLQQQLGKVKDPAIVLDVDDTSEITFGWEADNDFGFDPVKQQQAIDNGTFVANKPVLELANWAVQHGVKVYFLTGRNEFQGPQSLKNLANEGYPAPAGAFFKPKTTAPDYLPCGLTCNTVQYKSGTRAHIEATGAKIVLNVGDQFSDLEGGYALRPIKLPNPMYYLP from the coding sequence GTGTCCGGAAAATGGTCAGGTCTCGTCAAGCTCGCCGCCGCCGCGGCCATCGGCGCCACCGTCGCCTCGGGGGCGACCGCGCTCGCCGGGTCGGACGACGCGACCGCCGCCCGCGCCAAGGAGCCGGCCAACATCGGCCAGGTCAAGAACGACGTCAAGGCGTACTACGGCGACTACCTCGACGCCTCGGGCAAGCACCACTACTCCGAGACCAGCCAGTTCGCGAAGGACAGCAACCGCGTCGTCTCCGACGCGAAGCGCTACCTGCAGCAGCAGCTCGGCAAGGTCAAGGACCCGGCGATCGTGCTCGACGTCGACGACACCTCCGAGATCACCTTCGGCTGGGAAGCCGACAACGACTTCGGCTTCGACCCGGTCAAGCAGCAGCAGGCGATCGACAACGGCACGTTCGTCGCCAACAAGCCGGTGCTGGAGCTGGCCAACTGGGCCGTGCAGCACGGCGTCAAGGTGTACTTCCTGACCGGCCGCAACGAGTTCCAGGGGCCGCAGTCGCTCAAGAACCTGGCCAACGAGGGCTACCCGGCGCCGGCGGGGGCGTTCTTCAAGCCGAAGACCACCGCGCCCGACTACCTGCCGTGCGGCCTGACCTGCAACACCGTCCAGTACAAGTCGGGCACGCGGGCGCACATCGAGGCGACGGGCGCGAAGATCGTGCTGAACGTCGGCGACCAGTTCAGCGACCTCGAAGGTGGCTACGCGCTGCGCCCGATCAAGCTGCCGAACCCGATGTACTACCTGCCCTGA